One genomic window of Nakamurella panacisegetis includes the following:
- a CDS encoding purine-nucleoside phosphorylase: MSDDAGTDNRAKAEEAASALAKATGVLHHDVALVMGSGWAPAADALGTATAEIKMADLPGFLPPVVPGHGGAVRSIPIGDKRALVFLGRTHLYEGRGVAALAHGVRTAAAAGAKLIVLTNAAGGLRDGMRPGQPVLIADHLNLTGISPIVGANFVDLTDLYSPRLRKLATEIDPSLEEGVYAQLPGPHFETPAEIRMLRTLGADLVGMSTVLEAIAAREAGVEVFGLSLVTNLAAGMTGEPLNHLEVLAEGRAAAGRMGSLLADVVAQA; this comes from the coding sequence ATGTCTGATGATGCTGGGACCGACAACCGCGCCAAAGCCGAGGAAGCCGCGTCGGCGCTCGCCAAAGCGACGGGAGTGCTTCACCACGACGTCGCCCTGGTGATGGGATCGGGCTGGGCACCGGCCGCCGACGCGCTGGGCACGGCCACGGCGGAGATCAAGATGGCCGACCTGCCCGGCTTCCTGCCGCCGGTCGTGCCGGGCCACGGCGGTGCCGTCCGGTCCATCCCGATCGGCGACAAACGCGCCCTGGTCTTCCTGGGGCGGACCCACTTGTACGAGGGCCGCGGAGTGGCCGCACTGGCCCACGGCGTCCGCACGGCCGCCGCCGCCGGGGCGAAGCTGATCGTGCTGACCAACGCGGCCGGCGGACTGCGCGACGGCATGCGTCCGGGCCAGCCGGTGCTGATCGCTGATCACCTGAATCTGACCGGGATCTCGCCCATCGTCGGGGCGAACTTCGTCGACCTCACCGACCTGTACTCGCCGCGGCTGCGCAAGCTGGCCACCGAGATCGACCCGAGCCTGGAGGAAGGGGTCTACGCCCAGTTGCCCGGTCCGCATTTCGAGACCCCGGCCGAGATCCGCATGCTGCGCACGCTGGGCGCGGATCTGGTCGGCATGTCCACCGTCCTCGAGGCCATTGCCGCCCGGGAGGCCGGAGTCGAGGTGTTCGGGCTGTCGCTGGTCACCAACCTGGCCGCCGGCATGACGGGCGAACCGCTGAACCATCTCGAGGTGCTGGCCGAGGGCCGCGCCGCCGCCGGCCGGATGGGCTCGCTGTTGGCCGACGTCGTGGCCCAGGCATGA
- the kdpA gene encoding potassium-transporting ATPase subunit KdpA — translation MTPWLSAALEITLVVAVLAIIHVPLGEYMARIYTSDKHWKVERGFYRLLRIDSRADQRWYTYLLSVLGFSAVSILLLWALLSAQSYLPFDFGRAGLPKAQGFNTAVSFVTNTNWQSYSGETALGYTVQAIGLTVQNFLSGAVGMVVVAALIRGLVRRHTDRLGNFWVDLTRTTVRLLLPISTVIALVMVAGGVIQNLNAPTDITTLAGGSQTIPGGLVASQEVIKQLGTNGGGYFNANSGHPFENPAQWTNLLAIVLMLAIPFALPRTFGRMVGSIKQGVAILITMAVLWAGSLTTTLVLEESHAGAALRAAGAAMEGKEVRFGVPMSTLFEVSTTLTSTGAVDSTHSSFTGLGGGALLLNMLLGEIAPGGTGSGLYGMLILAMVGVFVAGLMVGRTPTYLGKRIGGEQMKYVALYILATPALVLLGTGVALLVPSAKSAVLNSGPHSLTEIVYAFGSAANNNGSAFAGLSANNDFYNIALGVVMLLGRFVPIAMVLALAGSLGRQGFRPDDSGTLPTHKLQFITILIGVVVLVAALTYLPALALGPIAEGSA, via the coding sequence ATGACGCCCTGGTTGTCCGCGGCCCTGGAGATCACTCTGGTCGTCGCCGTGCTGGCGATCATCCACGTCCCGCTCGGCGAGTACATGGCCCGGATCTACACCTCCGACAAGCACTGGAAGGTGGAGCGGGGGTTCTACCGACTGCTCCGGATCGACAGCCGCGCCGATCAACGCTGGTACACCTACCTGCTGTCCGTTCTGGGCTTCAGTGCGGTGTCGATCCTGCTCCTCTGGGCGCTGCTGTCCGCGCAGTCGTACCTGCCGTTCGATTTCGGCCGGGCCGGCCTGCCGAAAGCCCAGGGTTTCAACACCGCTGTCAGTTTCGTGACCAACACGAATTGGCAGTCCTATTCCGGAGAGACCGCGTTGGGTTACACCGTGCAGGCCATCGGTCTCACGGTCCAGAACTTCCTCTCCGGTGCGGTGGGCATGGTCGTGGTCGCGGCGCTCATCCGGGGACTGGTCCGTCGGCACACCGATCGGCTGGGCAATTTCTGGGTCGACCTGACCCGGACCACGGTACGTCTGCTGCTGCCCATCTCGACCGTCATCGCGCTCGTGATGGTGGCCGGTGGCGTCATCCAGAACCTGAACGCGCCGACCGACATCACCACGCTGGCCGGCGGATCGCAGACCATTCCCGGTGGCCTGGTCGCCTCACAGGAGGTGATCAAGCAACTGGGGACGAACGGCGGCGGGTATTTCAACGCGAACTCCGGACACCCATTCGAGAACCCGGCCCAGTGGACCAATCTCCTGGCCATCGTGCTGATGCTCGCCATTCCGTTCGCCCTGCCACGCACTTTCGGGCGAATGGTCGGCAGCATCAAGCAGGGCGTCGCCATTCTGATCACCATGGCCGTGTTGTGGGCCGGGTCCCTGACCACCACCCTGGTGCTGGAGGAAAGCCACGCCGGCGCCGCACTGCGCGCGGCCGGCGCCGCAATGGAGGGCAAGGAGGTCAGATTCGGCGTACCGATGTCCACCTTGTTCGAGGTATCCACCACGCTGACCTCCACGGGGGCGGTGGATTCCACCCATTCCTCGTTCACCGGTCTCGGCGGCGGCGCACTGCTGTTGAACATGTTGCTGGGTGAGATCGCCCCCGGGGGGACCGGATCCGGTCTCTACGGGATGCTGATCCTGGCCATGGTCGGTGTGTTCGTGGCCGGCCTCATGGTCGGGCGTACGCCGACGTACCTGGGCAAGCGCATCGGCGGCGAGCAGATGAAGTACGTCGCTCTCTACATCCTGGCCACCCCGGCCCTGGTGCTGCTCGGTACCGGTGTGGCGCTGCTGGTCCCGTCGGCCAAGAGTGCGGTCCTGAACTCCGGGCCCCACTCACTGACCGAGATCGTCTACGCGTTCGGCTCGGCGGCCAACAACAACGGCTCCGCCTTCGCCGGGCTGTCGGCCAACAACGACTTCTACAACATCGCCTTGGGCGTGGTGATGCTCCTCGGCCGATTCGTTCCCATCGCGATGGTGCTGGCCCTGGCCGGATCGCTGGGACGCCAAGGGTTCCGTCCGGACGATTCCGGGACGCTCCCCACCCACAAACTCCAGTTCATCACCATCCTCATCGGGGTGGTGGTCCTGGTCGCCGCTCTCACCTACCTTCCGGCGCTTGCGCTGGGTCCGATTGCCGAGGGATCAGCATGA
- the kdpB gene encoding potassium-transporting ATPase subunit KdpB, whose product MTTPVLHRPAVAGSQDAEPHRVGAGVFRPASLLAALPNALKALDPRVMWHNPVMFVVEVGAALTTALCFTDYSAFSVWIAIWLWLTVLFANLADSVAEGRGRAQAASLRAGRDTAVARRLTGDTEEQVPASELRQGDLVVCEAGDTVPGDGEITEGVASVDEAAITGESAPVVRESGGDRSSVTGGTRVLSDRIVVRITADPGKSFVDRMIALVEGSVRSKTPNEIALNILLASLTIVFLLVIMALQPMASFSGSHQSIVVLVSLLVCLIPTTIGALVSAIGVAGMDRLVQRNVLAMSGRAVEAAGDVSTLLLDKTGTITFGNRQASELVVAPGVDMADLASAALDSSMADETPEGRSLVDLCQSRYGAEPSVGDECTFVEFSARTRMSGVDLPSRSIRKGAGSAVTAWVTEHGGQVGRDVMDAVDTIAGSGGTPLLVAELVGERSRVLGVVHLKDVVKPGISERFAELRKMGIRTVMITGDTQLTARSIAAEAGVDDFLAEATPEDKLAYIRQEQTGGRIVAMTGDGTNDAPALAQADVGVAMNSGTTAAKEAGNMVDLDSSPTKLIDIVEIGKQLLITRGALTTFSLANDIAKYFAILPAMFTGVFPGLRALNIMKLATPSSAVLSAVIFNALVIIALIPLAMRGVRYTPSSAAKLLSRNLWIYGLGGLVVPFVGIKLIDLVISLIPGIG is encoded by the coding sequence ATGACCACGCCTGTTCTGCACCGACCGGCCGTCGCCGGTTCCCAGGACGCCGAGCCGCACCGCGTCGGGGCGGGCGTCTTCCGGCCCGCCAGCCTGCTCGCGGCGCTCCCGAACGCCCTGAAAGCCCTTGACCCGCGGGTGATGTGGCACAACCCGGTGATGTTCGTGGTCGAGGTCGGTGCCGCTCTGACCACGGCACTGTGCTTCACCGACTACAGCGCGTTCAGTGTCTGGATCGCGATCTGGCTGTGGCTCACCGTCCTGTTCGCCAACCTGGCCGACTCCGTGGCCGAAGGCCGCGGACGGGCTCAGGCGGCATCCCTGCGGGCCGGCCGGGACACCGCGGTCGCGCGCCGGCTGACCGGCGACACCGAGGAACAGGTCCCGGCTTCCGAGTTGCGCCAGGGCGACCTGGTGGTGTGCGAAGCCGGTGACACCGTCCCCGGCGACGGCGAGATCACCGAGGGCGTGGCCAGCGTCGACGAGGCCGCGATCACCGGGGAGTCGGCCCCGGTGGTCCGGGAGTCCGGCGGCGACCGCTCGTCGGTGACGGGCGGGACCAGGGTGCTGTCCGACCGGATCGTCGTGCGGATCACCGCGGATCCAGGTAAGTCCTTCGTGGACCGGATGATCGCCCTGGTCGAGGGGTCGGTCCGCTCGAAGACCCCCAACGAGATCGCCCTGAACATCCTGCTGGCCAGCCTGACCATCGTCTTCCTCCTGGTGATCATGGCGCTGCAGCCGATGGCGTCCTTCTCCGGCTCGCACCAGTCGATCGTCGTGCTGGTGTCCCTGCTCGTCTGCCTCATTCCGACGACGATCGGGGCCCTGGTCTCGGCCATCGGTGTGGCCGGCATGGACCGGCTGGTGCAGCGGAACGTACTGGCCATGAGCGGCCGGGCGGTCGAGGCGGCCGGAGATGTCTCGACCCTGTTGCTGGACAAGACCGGCACCATCACGTTCGGCAATCGTCAGGCTTCCGAACTGGTCGTCGCACCTGGGGTGGACATGGCCGACCTGGCGTCGGCCGCGCTCGACTCGTCGATGGCGGACGAGACGCCGGAGGGACGCTCGCTGGTGGACCTGTGCCAGAGCCGTTACGGCGCCGAACCTTCCGTCGGCGACGAGTGCACGTTCGTGGAATTCTCGGCCCGCACCAGGATGAGTGGCGTCGATCTCCCGTCGCGCAGTATCCGCAAGGGCGCCGGCTCGGCCGTGACAGCCTGGGTCACCGAACACGGGGGACAGGTCGGCCGGGATGTCATGGACGCGGTCGACACGATCGCCGGCAGCGGCGGAACCCCGCTGCTGGTGGCCGAACTGGTCGGCGAGCGCTCCCGCGTGCTGGGCGTCGTGCATCTGAAGGACGTGGTGAAGCCCGGTATCTCTGAACGGTTCGCCGAGTTGCGGAAGATGGGGATCCGGACGGTGATGATCACCGGCGACACCCAGTTGACGGCCCGATCGATCGCGGCCGAGGCCGGGGTCGACGACTTCCTGGCCGAGGCGACGCCGGAGGACAAACTGGCCTACATCCGCCAGGAGCAGACGGGCGGACGGATCGTCGCGATGACCGGGGACGGCACGAACGACGCGCCGGCGCTGGCCCAGGCCGACGTCGGGGTGGCCATGAACTCCGGGACGACCGCCGCGAAAGAGGCAGGCAACATGGTCGACCTCGATTCCAGCCCCACCAAGCTCATCGACATCGTGGAGATCGGCAAGCAGTTGCTGATCACCCGCGGGGCGCTCACCACGTTCTCGCTCGCGAACGACATCGCCAAGTACTTCGCCATCCTGCCGGCCATGTTCACCGGGGTCTTCCCCGGGCTGCGGGCGCTGAACATCATGAAGCTGGCCACGCCGTCCTCGGCGGTGCTGTCGGCCGTCATCTTCAACGCGCTGGTGATCATCGCCCTGATCCCGCTGGCCATGCGCGGAGTCCGCTACACCCCGTCCTCGGCGGCGAAGTTGTTGTCCCGCAACCTGTGGATCTACGGACTGGGCGGACTCGTCGTCCCGTTCGTCGGCATCAAGCTCATCGACCTCGTCATTTCCCTGATTCCCGGAATCGGCTGA
- the kdpC gene encoding potassium-transporting ATPase subunit KdpC, giving the protein MSADTLTPTTPTPSDPGASSPSVGTLASIAGRQLLVGLRFLLAMTVVLGIAYPLLVLGIGQLIAPAKANGSMVSVNGTTVGSSLIGQNFTGAKWFQSRPSAAGADGYDPTSSGGSNLAADSAVLAKQVQDRRAAVAKADGVPESAVPPDAVTASGSGLDPDISLAYALIQVDRVAKARGLSLAVVRNLVESHVESKVLGFIGQGGVNVLELNVAVDRLAG; this is encoded by the coding sequence ATGTCTGCAGACACCCTTACCCCCACCACCCCGACTCCGTCGGACCCCGGTGCGTCGTCCCCCTCGGTCGGCACGCTGGCCTCGATCGCCGGTCGGCAGCTGCTCGTCGGCCTACGTTTCCTGCTCGCCATGACGGTCGTGCTCGGCATTGCCTATCCCTTGCTGGTCCTGGGGATCGGCCAGCTGATCGCCCCGGCCAAGGCCAACGGATCGATGGTCTCGGTCAACGGCACCACTGTCGGGTCGAGCCTGATCGGTCAGAACTTCACCGGCGCCAAATGGTTCCAATCGCGGCCGTCGGCGGCCGGCGCCGACGGATACGACCCGACGTCCTCCGGTGGCAGCAACCTCGCCGCCGACAGCGCGGTGCTGGCCAAGCAGGTGCAGGACCGGCGGGCGGCGGTGGCCAAGGCCGACGGGGTGCCCGAGTCGGCCGTGCCGCCGGACGCGGTCACCGCCTCCGGCTCCGGGCTCGACCCGGACATCAGCCTGGCCTATGCACTCATCCAGGTCGATCGGGTGGCCAAGGCCCGCGGGCTGTCGCTCGCCGTCGTGCGGAATCTGGTCGAGTCCCACGTCGAATCCAAGGTGCTCGGCTTCATCGGGCAAGGCGGAGTCAACGTGCTCGAACTGAACGTCGCGGTCGACCGCCTGGCCGGCTGA
- a CDS encoding sensor histidine kinase → MEEGSVPASSGSARTSTERPAARGRLRVYLGAAPGVGKTVAMLGEARRRRERGTDVVVGIVEDHGRDYTRECLGDLEVIPRRTLEHRGITLTELDLPAVLARRPAVVLIDELAHTNAPGIGHEKRWQDVQSILDAGIDVITTVNIQHLESLNDVVAGITGIVQAETVPDDVVRAADQIELVDMSPQSLRRRMAHGHVYPAGAIDTALGNYFREGNLTALRELALLWVADRVDEGLDRYRREHGITGTWAARERIVVALTGGPEGPLLLRRGARIAGRATGRDLVAVHIVRSDGSMGAPTGEIESQRLLAESLGGSFHLIVGDDIAASVLDFARGVNGTQIVVGASRHGRLTQLVRPSTSMAIVRGSGDIDVHVVTHQPMPRPPGRARRRASVRTRWAWAAVVGVPVLLAAVMRLFREGLNLPTVLLIFLLGVQTTALIGGVLPAAITAVVAGVLANLLFTQPYGSLTIAEPQNAFALLVFVVVGVTVASIVDRSRAAAAQAARGQAEAQLLAAVANTMALPGDPLTAVLEQARIGFGMRRAVLVRSGPGTTRPDPRVLAVAGDTMPDPDDPLAGADVVVDADGEEGLVLGLFGHPLVAADQQLVDVVAAQVALALERSELEAEAAQAERLRQSDVVRTAILAAVSHDLRTPLATIKASMSSLRDGAVTWSAEDRDDLLAATDEAADQLDGLLSNLLDLSRLQTGVLAPVRRPVSVDEVVYRALIGLPTARLDVEISDDLPLIDTDRGLLERVVANIVSNAVSHSADGKPVRILAGEVPGAASIQIRVIDHGAGVPEAQREAMFAPFQRLGDAPSGSGIGLGLAVARGLALAVDASIEVDDTPGGGLTMIITVPIAGRDEQPASGRSEGEAV, encoded by the coding sequence ATCGAGGAGGGCAGCGTTCCGGCGTCCAGCGGCAGTGCCCGCACGTCGACCGAGCGCCCGGCGGCGCGCGGGCGGCTGCGGGTCTACCTCGGTGCCGCGCCGGGGGTGGGCAAGACCGTGGCGATGCTCGGCGAGGCGCGCCGCCGCCGGGAACGGGGGACCGACGTCGTGGTCGGCATCGTCGAGGACCACGGACGCGACTACACCCGTGAATGCCTGGGCGACCTCGAGGTGATCCCGCGGCGAACACTGGAGCACCGGGGCATCACGCTGACTGAACTCGACCTTCCCGCGGTGCTGGCCCGCCGTCCGGCCGTGGTCCTGATCGATGAGCTGGCGCACACCAACGCCCCGGGCATCGGTCACGAAAAGCGTTGGCAGGACGTGCAATCCATCCTGGACGCCGGGATCGACGTGATCACAACGGTGAACATCCAGCATCTGGAGTCACTGAACGACGTGGTGGCCGGCATCACCGGGATCGTCCAGGCCGAGACCGTGCCCGATGACGTGGTGCGGGCGGCCGACCAGATCGAGCTGGTCGACATGAGCCCGCAGTCCCTGCGGCGGCGGATGGCCCACGGGCACGTCTACCCGGCCGGAGCCATCGACACCGCGCTGGGCAACTACTTCCGCGAGGGCAACCTGACCGCGCTGCGGGAGTTGGCTCTGCTGTGGGTGGCCGATCGGGTCGACGAGGGGCTGGACCGGTACCGCCGCGAGCACGGCATCACCGGGACGTGGGCCGCCCGTGAGCGCATCGTGGTGGCGTTGACCGGAGGTCCGGAGGGGCCGCTGCTGCTACGACGGGGGGCGCGGATCGCCGGCCGGGCGACCGGTCGGGACCTGGTGGCCGTGCACATCGTCCGGTCCGACGGTTCGATGGGCGCCCCCACCGGCGAGATCGAGAGCCAGCGCCTGCTGGCCGAGAGCCTCGGCGGCAGCTTCCACCTCATCGTCGGGGACGACATCGCGGCCTCGGTCCTGGATTTCGCCCGCGGTGTCAACGGGACGCAGATCGTCGTCGGAGCCTCCCGCCACGGTCGGCTCACCCAGCTGGTGCGCCCCAGCACATCGATGGCCATCGTCCGTGGGTCGGGCGACATCGACGTGCACGTGGTGACCCACCAACCGATGCCGCGGCCGCCGGGCCGAGCCCGCCGTCGGGCCAGTGTCCGGACCCGCTGGGCGTGGGCCGCCGTGGTCGGCGTGCCGGTGCTGCTGGCCGCCGTGATGCGGCTGTTCCGGGAGGGATTGAACCTGCCGACCGTGCTGCTGATCTTCCTGCTCGGGGTGCAGACCACCGCCTTGATCGGGGGCGTACTGCCGGCCGCGATCACGGCGGTGGTGGCCGGTGTACTGGCCAACCTGCTGTTCACCCAGCCGTACGGGTCGCTCACCATCGCCGAACCGCAGAACGCGTTCGCCCTGCTGGTATTCGTCGTCGTCGGGGTGACGGTGGCCAGCATCGTCGATCGGAGCCGGGCCGCCGCCGCGCAGGCCGCCCGCGGTCAGGCCGAGGCGCAGCTGCTGGCCGCGGTGGCCAACACGATGGCGTTGCCCGGCGATCCTCTCACCGCAGTGCTGGAGCAGGCCCGGATCGGATTCGGCATGCGTCGAGCGGTGCTGGTCCGGAGCGGTCCGGGCACGACCCGACCGGATCCCCGTGTCCTCGCGGTGGCCGGTGACACCATGCCGGATCCCGATGATCCGTTGGCGGGCGCCGATGTCGTCGTCGACGCCGACGGGGAGGAAGGACTGGTGCTGGGCCTGTTCGGGCATCCGCTGGTCGCCGCCGACCAGCAGCTGGTCGACGTGGTGGCGGCCCAGGTCGCGCTGGCCCTGGAACGCAGCGAGCTGGAGGCGGAAGCCGCGCAGGCCGAGCGACTCCGCCAGTCGGACGTGGTCCGGACAGCGATCCTGGCCGCGGTGTCCCACGACCTGCGGACGCCGCTGGCCACCATCAAGGCGTCCATGTCCAGCCTGCGGGACGGCGCCGTCACCTGGTCGGCGGAAGACCGGGACGACCTGCTCGCCGCCACCGACGAAGCGGCCGACCAGCTGGATGGGCTGCTGTCGAATCTGCTCGACCTCTCCCGGTTGCAGACCGGTGTCCTGGCGCCGGTGCGACGCCCGGTGTCGGTGGACGAGGTGGTGTACCGGGCCCTCATCGGTCTGCCCACGGCCCGTCTGGACGTCGAGATCAGCGACGACCTGCCGCTCATCGACACCGACCGGGGGCTGCTGGAACGGGTCGTCGCGAACATCGTGTCGAACGCGGTCAGCCACAGCGCGGACGGGAAGCCGGTGCGGATCCTGGCCGGTGAGGTGCCAGGGGCGGCCTCCATCCAGATCCGCGTGATCGACCACGGCGCCGGTGTCCCGGAGGCTCAGCGCGAGGCGATGTTCGCGCCGTTCCAACGACTCGGGGATGCCCCGTCAGGCTCCGGCATCGGGCTCGGGCTGGCGGTGGCCCGCGGGCTGGCCCTGGCCGTGGACGCCTCCATCGAGGTGGACGACACTCCGGGGGGCGGATTGACGATGATCATCACCGTGCCGATCGCCGGACGCGACGAGCAACCGGCCTCCGGCCGATCCGAAGGGGAGGCGGTCTGA
- the kdpF gene encoding K(+)-transporting ATPase subunit F — protein sequence MALRGNVMTVVAAAAAIGLLVYLFLALLKPERF from the coding sequence TTGGCTCTCCGGGGCAACGTCATGACCGTGGTGGCGGCCGCGGCCGCGATCGGACTGTTGGTCTATCTCTTCCTGGCCCTGCTCAAACCGGAGCGTTTCTGA
- a CDS encoding serine/threonine-protein kinase — MATVSDPAGGRAVPEDEPTQRLLGGRYRLERVVGKGAMGKVWAAYDEVLGRPVAIKEVDFPAGMPKSEVDQIAQRTMREARAVASVSDPHVVTIFDMLSLPNGPAIVMELLSARSLAEILARDGTLSDTESAVVGLSVATGLLAAHSAGITHRDVKPGNVLICDDGRIKLTDFGIARSAGEQTITASGLLLGSPAYISPEVAAGRPANAQSDAWGLGALLFACVQGGPPFDQGTPLATLTSVVQDPVPPHPNSGQLSGVIRGLLVKDPSTRMSVGLAHQAMLRIAVDTGGLVTHAWKPAARAQRPPSANRPPLPPPPWATSASNRPGDLRAGPALPPPPWAGSAATALRPIPVTAPARSPRRKLALTAVALLVAVLAAAAGYFGVRVVAHLENGTPIAAADAAPVAALPYAPLHV, encoded by the coding sequence GTGGCCACCGTCTCCGACCCCGCGGGTGGCCGTGCCGTGCCCGAGGACGAGCCGACCCAGCGGCTCCTGGGTGGCCGCTACCGGTTGGAGCGCGTGGTCGGCAAGGGCGCCATGGGAAAGGTGTGGGCCGCCTACGACGAGGTTCTCGGCCGCCCGGTCGCGATCAAAGAAGTCGATTTCCCGGCCGGCATGCCGAAATCCGAGGTCGACCAGATCGCCCAGCGCACGATGCGGGAGGCCAGGGCGGTCGCGTCCGTCTCCGACCCGCACGTGGTGACCATCTTCGACATGCTCAGCCTGCCGAACGGGCCGGCCATCGTCATGGAGTTGCTCTCGGCCCGGTCCCTGGCCGAGATCCTGGCCCGGGACGGAACCCTGTCCGACACCGAGTCCGCAGTGGTCGGCCTGTCGGTGGCCACCGGCCTGCTCGCCGCCCACTCGGCCGGCATCACCCACCGTGACGTCAAACCGGGCAACGTGCTGATCTGCGACGACGGTCGGATCAAATTGACCGACTTCGGCATCGCGCGCAGCGCCGGGGAGCAGACCATCACGGCCAGCGGCCTGTTGCTCGGTTCGCCGGCCTACATCTCCCCCGAGGTGGCCGCCGGCCGCCCGGCCAATGCACAGTCCGACGCCTGGGGGCTCGGCGCCCTGTTGTTCGCCTGTGTCCAGGGTGGGCCGCCGTTCGACCAGGGCACCCCGCTGGCCACCCTGACCTCGGTGGTGCAGGACCCGGTCCCGCCGCACCCGAATTCCGGCCAGCTCAGCGGGGTGATCCGCGGTCTGCTCGTCAAGGACCCGTCGACCCGGATGTCGGTCGGACTGGCCCATCAGGCGATGCTGCGGATCGCGGTCGACACCGGGGGCCTGGTGACGCACGCCTGGAAGCCGGCGGCTCGGGCCCAACGCCCGCCTTCAGCGAACCGCCCCCCGTTGCCGCCCCCGCCATGGGCGACCTCGGCGTCGAACCGACCCGGGGACCTGCGGGCCGGTCCGGCCCTCCCGCCGCCGCCCTGGGCCGGGTCCGCGGCCACCGCGCTGCGCCCGATCCCGGTCACGGCACCGGCCCGGTCCCCGCGCCGGAAGCTCGCGCTGACCGCCGTCGCCCTGTTGGTGGCCGTCCTCGCCGCCGCCGCCGGGTATTTCGGTGTCCGCGTCGTCGCGCACCTGGAGAACGGCACGCCGATCGCCGCGGCCGACGCGGCACCGGTCGCGGCCCTGCCCTACGCTCCGCTGCATGTCTGA
- a CDS encoding phospho-sugar mutase, translating into MTVGSELRQKAMRWIADDPSPSDRAELQKVLAEAMGGSTPALDDLTERMSSPLTFGTAGLRGPLRAGPAGMNLAVVRRAAAGIAAYLKAQGAGGATVVIGFDARHRSAEFARDAATVLAATGFRALLAPSALPTPVTAFAVRRLNAAAGLQVTASHNPPQDNGLKVYLDGGCQLVGPADTEIEAAIAAARPAISIDTAGAPLSWPDDLLEAYVGRAAGLAGAGGAVRDLRVATTALHGVGGETLVKALHRAGFTDVHVVADQAVPDPDFPTVTFPNPEEPGATDHLLALAAEIGADLAIANDPDADRCSIGVPGADGIWRMLSGDEAGALLGDRILDRLDRTAHPDPLVATTIVSSQMLGRIAAARGARYDETLTGFKWIVRAGDGHGTGLVFGYEEALGLAVDPDAVRDKDGISAAVLACDLAADLKGAGRSVPDVLDDLAVTHGLHTTGAVSMRVADQSTIPRWMSRLRTHLPTTLLGEAVVTAADLLPRTDGVRLATERARVIVRPSGTEPKLKCYLEIVTPVPVAADLPRLRAAAAVDLAALKAEVTALIQG; encoded by the coding sequence ATGACCGTCGGTTCGGAGTTGCGCCAGAAGGCGATGCGCTGGATCGCCGACGACCCGTCGCCCTCCGACCGCGCCGAGTTGCAGAAGGTCTTGGCCGAGGCGATGGGCGGTTCGACACCGGCCCTCGACGACCTGACCGAACGAATGAGCAGCCCGCTCACGTTCGGCACCGCCGGTCTCCGTGGGCCGCTCCGGGCCGGACCGGCCGGCATGAACCTGGCCGTGGTGCGCCGGGCCGCCGCCGGGATCGCGGCCTATCTGAAGGCGCAGGGGGCCGGTGGGGCGACCGTGGTGATCGGATTCGACGCCCGCCACCGCTCGGCCGAGTTCGCCCGGGACGCCGCCACGGTGCTGGCGGCCACCGGTTTCCGGGCACTGCTGGCGCCGAGCGCACTGCCGACCCCGGTCACCGCGTTCGCCGTCCGTCGCCTGAACGCCGCCGCCGGGCTGCAGGTCACGGCGTCCCACAACCCGCCCCAGGACAACGGGCTCAAGGTCTACCTGGACGGCGGCTGCCAGCTGGTCGGTCCGGCCGACACCGAGATCGAAGCCGCCATCGCCGCGGCCCGCCCCGCCATCTCGATCGACACCGCCGGTGCCCCGCTGTCCTGGCCCGACGACCTGCTCGAGGCCTACGTCGGCCGCGCGGCCGGCTTGGCCGGTGCCGGTGGAGCCGTCCGGGACCTGCGGGTGGCCACCACCGCGTTGCACGGCGTCGGGGGCGAAACCCTGGTCAAGGCCCTGCATCGGGCCGGATTCACCGACGTGCACGTGGTCGCCGACCAGGCCGTACCCGATCCGGATTTCCCGACCGTGACGTTCCCGAACCCGGAGGAGCCGGGGGCCACCGATCACCTGCTGGCCCTGGCCGCCGAGATCGGCGCCGATCTCGCCATCGCCAACGATCCGGATGCCGACCGCTGCAGCATCGGCGTTCCCGGGGCGGACGGTATCTGGCGGATGCTCAGCGGTGACGAGGCCGGGGCGTTGCTCGGTGACCGCATCCTGGACCGGCTGGACCGCACGGCCCATCCGGACCCGTTGGTGGCCACCACCATCGTCTCCTCGCAGATGCTCGGTCGGATCGCCGCCGCTCGCGGCGCCCGGTACGACGAGACGTTGACCGGGTTCAAGTGGATCGTGCGGGCCGGGGACGGGCACGGCACCGGGCTCGTCTTCGGCTACGAGGAGGCGCTCGGCCTGGCCGTCGACCCGGATGCCGTGCGCGACAAGGACGGCATCTCGGCCGCGGTGCTGGCCTGCGACCTCGCGGCCGACCTGAAGGGCGCCGGTCGGTCCGTACCCGACGTTCTCGACGACCTGGCCGTGACGCACGGGTTGCACACCACAGGCGCGGTCTCGATGCGGGTCGCCGACCAGTCGACCATTCCGCGCTGGATGAGCCGGCTCCGGACGCACCTGCCGACGACGCTCCTGGGCGAGGCCGTGGTCACCGCCGCCGACCTGCTTCCACGGACCGACGGAGTCCGCCTGGCCACCGA